A genomic segment from Cricetulus griseus strain 17A/GY chromosome 8, alternate assembly CriGri-PICRH-1.0, whole genome shotgun sequence encodes:
- the Noto gene encoding homeobox protein notochord, with the protein MSGPEPQQLAPSGAQVESGRLGPCPVAASPVVPRRLAQGRLESSFSIEAILARPETLGRTATPLPLSTCISLNLNSVSQHSVLPWVCSAATWLPAYLSLGIYPLCTMPCVPGLNVAHLFCQQGFSLSLTGSELPYCPGLWSPLDWVPTMDLQDTERHQKRVPRMFNLQQLEELERVFAEQHNLVGKKRAQLAARLHLTENQVKIWFQNRRVKYRKQQKLKSPSSSAMQEPSSSSDGNIQSEDAESGVAVKD; encoded by the exons ATGTCCGGTCCAGAGCCCCAGCAGCTTGCTCCCTCAGGCGCTCAGGTTGAGTCCGGGCGCTTGGGCCCCTGTCCCGTGGCTGCGTCCCCAGTGGTCCCCCGCCGCCTAGCTCAGGGACGCCTGGAGTCCTCCTTTTCTATCGAGGCCATCCTGGCGAGACCTGAGACCCTTGGGAGAACTGCCACCCCTCTGCCGCTCTCTACCTGCATCAGTCTGAACCTCAACTCCGTGTCGCAGCACTCAGTCCTGCCCTGGGTGTGCTCTGCAGCGACCTGGCTGCCCGCCTACCTGAGCCTGGGCATCTACCCGCTGTGCACCATGCCCTGCGTGCCAGGACTGAATGTGGCTCACCTCTTCTGCCAGCAAGgcttcagcctcagcctcacag GCTCGGAGCTGCCTTACTGTCCAGGCCTCTGGAGCCCTCTGGACTGGGTACCCACCATGGACCTtcaggacacagagagacaccaaAAGAGGGTCCCCAGGATGTTTAACTTGCAGCAGCTGGAAGAGTTGGAGAGAGTGTTTGCAGAGCAGCACAACCTGGTGGGGAAGAAGAGAGCCCAGCTGGCTGCCAGGCTGCACTTGACAGAGAATCAG GTGAAGATCTGGTTCCAAAATCGCAGGGTGAAGTATCGGAAGCAGCAAAAACTGAAAtcaccttcctcctctgccatGCAAGAGCCCTCCAGCAGCTCAGATGGCAACATCCAGAGTGAAGATGCTGAGTCAGGAGTGGCAGTTAAGGACTGA